In Saccharomonospora marina XMU15, one genomic interval encodes:
- a CDS encoding LutC/YkgG family protein, translating to MASAREEILVRIRAAGAARSVTVPREYRRERRVADPVALFAERVADYRAVVRRGPVELIGECLRARGVRTMAVPADVPAHWRAPGVRWLADDPPLELAVVDGVDGVLTGCAVAIAETGTIVLDAGQAQGRRLLSLVPDYHLCVVRADQIEVTVAQALARLDPVRPLTFVSGPSATSDIELDRVEGVHGPRTLEVLVVAG from the coding sequence GTGGCTAGCGCACGGGAGGAGATCCTGGTGAGAATCCGCGCTGCGGGGGCGGCGCGGTCGGTGACGGTGCCGAGGGAGTACCGCCGCGAACGGAGGGTGGCCGATCCGGTCGCGTTGTTCGCCGAGCGGGTCGCCGACTACCGGGCGGTCGTGCGCCGCGGTCCGGTGGAACTCATCGGCGAGTGCCTGCGTGCGCGCGGTGTGCGGACGATGGCGGTGCCCGCCGACGTGCCCGCGCACTGGCGAGCGCCCGGGGTGCGGTGGCTGGCCGACGACCCGCCGCTGGAGCTCGCGGTCGTCGACGGCGTCGACGGGGTGCTCACCGGATGCGCCGTCGCGATAGCGGAGACCGGCACGATCGTGCTCGACGCGGGACAGGCGCAGGGCAGGCGGCTGCTCAGCCTCGTACCCGACTACCACCTGTGTGTCGTGCGTGCCGACCAGATCGAGGTCACCGTCGCGCAAGCGCTTGCGCGGCTGGATCCGGTGCGGCCGCTCACCTTTGTCAGCGGCCCTTCCGCCACCAGCGACATCGAGCTGGACCGGGTGGAGGGCGTGCACGGTCCCAGAACGCTCGAGGTGCTCGTC
- a CDS encoding LutB/LldF family L-lactate oxidation iron-sulfur protein — translation MGRNPVTWLGSPVFAKAAHTALADTQLRRNLRKATTTIRDKRASAVAELDDWEELRKAGEAIKDDVLANLDTYLLRLEESVTARGGVVHWARDAEEANRIVLDLARENGADEVVKVKSMATAEIGLNEALEAGGIRAVETDLAELIVQLGHDRPSHILVPAIHRNRAEIREIFRREMPEAPASDDPRDLAEAARRHLRRKFLSAKVAVSGANFAVADTGSIVVVESEGNGRMCLTLPQTLITVMGIEKLVPSWRDLEVFLQLLPRSSTAERMNPYTSVWAGVTPGDGPSRFHLVLLDNGRTATLADEVGRQALRCIRCSACLNVCPVYERTGGQAYGSVYPGPIGAILAPQLADDPSDEQAASLPYASSLCGACYEVCPVRINIPEALTHLRAKVVRNRGRRNPEALAMAAAAWVFADPRRFEAAQRAGSLSRLLTGAGPIGRLPWPGSKWTATRDAPALPKESFRLWWRRERG, via the coding sequence GTGGGTCGCAACCCCGTGACGTGGCTGGGCAGCCCGGTGTTCGCGAAGGCGGCGCACACCGCGCTGGCCGACACGCAGCTTCGGCGCAACCTGCGCAAGGCGACCACCACCATCCGGGACAAGCGCGCTTCGGCCGTCGCCGAGCTGGACGACTGGGAAGAGCTGCGCAAAGCGGGCGAGGCCATCAAGGACGACGTGCTGGCCAACCTCGACACCTACCTGCTGCGGCTCGAGGAGTCGGTTACCGCGAGGGGCGGGGTGGTGCACTGGGCCCGCGACGCCGAGGAAGCCAACCGGATCGTGCTCGACCTCGCTCGCGAGAACGGAGCCGACGAGGTCGTGAAGGTCAAGTCGATGGCGACCGCGGAGATCGGGCTGAACGAGGCGCTCGAGGCAGGCGGGATACGTGCCGTCGAGACCGACCTCGCGGAGTTGATCGTCCAGCTGGGCCACGACCGCCCTTCACACATCCTGGTGCCCGCGATCCATCGCAACCGAGCGGAGATCAGGGAGATCTTCCGCCGTGAGATGCCAGAGGCGCCTGCCTCCGACGACCCGCGCGACCTGGCCGAGGCGGCACGCAGGCACCTGCGGCGTAAGTTCCTCTCCGCGAAGGTGGCCGTGTCCGGGGCGAACTTCGCCGTAGCCGACACCGGATCGATCGTTGTCGTGGAGTCGGAGGGCAACGGCAGGATGTGCCTGACGTTGCCGCAGACGCTGATCACGGTGATGGGCATCGAGAAGCTGGTGCCGAGCTGGCGGGATCTGGAGGTTTTCCTGCAACTGCTGCCGCGCTCGTCGACGGCGGAGCGGATGAACCCCTACACCTCGGTGTGGGCGGGAGTCACGCCGGGAGACGGGCCGAGCCGGTTCCACCTCGTGTTGCTGGACAACGGGCGCACCGCCACGCTCGCCGACGAGGTCGGGCGGCAGGCGTTGCGATGCATCCGGTGTTCGGCGTGCCTGAACGTGTGCCCGGTGTACGAGCGCACGGGCGGGCAGGCCTACGGCTCGGTGTACCCGGGTCCGATCGGGGCGATCCTCGCACCGCAGTTGGCCGACGATCCCTCCGACGAGCAGGCCGCTTCGCTGCCTTATGCGTCGTCGCTGTGCGGGGCGTGCTACGAGGTGTGTCCCGTCCGCATCAATATTCCTGAGGCGTTGACGCACCTGCGGGCGAAGGTGGTGCGAAACAGGGGCAGGCGCAACCCGGAGGCCCTGGCCATGGCGGCAGCGGCGTGGGTGTTCGCCGACCCTCGGCGCTTCGAGGCCGCGCAGCGGGCGGGGTCGCTCTCCCGGTTGTTGACCGGCGCCGGGCCGATCGGCCGCCTGCCGTGGCCTGGGTCGAAGTGGACGGCGACGCGGGATGCGCCCGCGCTGCCGAAGGAGTCTTTCCGGCTGTGGTGGAGGCGCGAACGTGGCTAG
- a CDS encoding (Fe-S)-binding protein — translation MGSPRAALFATCLTDTLYPETAKAVVRLLERLGCTVDFPLEQTCCGQLHFNTGYADEARSLAHRYAEVFDGYDYVVAPSGSCAGMVREVHPGLCGSSLPVERTYELSEFLVDVLAVTDVGAYFPHRVTYHPTCHSLRMLGVGDKPLRLLRQVRGLDLVELPQAEQCCGFGGTFALKNAETSTAMLADKMRCVQDTGAQVVTAGDNSCLMHIGGGLSRLRTGVRGIHLAEILASTEEQPWVATP, via the coding sequence GTGGGTAGTCCACGCGCCGCTTTGTTCGCCACCTGCCTCACCGACACGCTCTACCCGGAGACGGCCAAGGCGGTGGTGCGGCTACTGGAACGGCTCGGCTGCACCGTGGACTTCCCGCTGGAGCAGACCTGCTGCGGGCAACTGCACTTCAACACCGGATACGCCGACGAGGCGAGGTCGCTGGCACACCGCTACGCCGAGGTGTTCGACGGCTACGACTACGTGGTGGCGCCGTCCGGGTCGTGTGCCGGAATGGTTCGCGAGGTGCACCCGGGGTTGTGCGGTTCGAGCTTGCCCGTCGAGCGCACCTACGAGCTCAGCGAGTTCCTTGTGGACGTGCTCGCGGTGACCGACGTCGGTGCGTACTTCCCGCATCGCGTGACCTACCACCCGACGTGCCACTCGCTGCGGATGCTCGGGGTGGGCGACAAGCCGCTGCGGTTGCTGCGGCAGGTGCGAGGGCTCGACCTGGTCGAGTTGCCGCAGGCGGAGCAGTGCTGCGGATTCGGCGGCACGTTCGCGTTGAAGAACGCGGAGACCTCGACGGCGATGCTCGCCGACAAGATGCGCTGCGTGCAGGACACCGGTGCGCAGGTGGTCACCGCGGGCGACAACTCCTGCCTCATGCACATCGGCGGCGGGCTTTCGCGGCTGCGCACCGGTGTGCGCGGGATACACCTGGCCGAGATTCTGGCGAGTACGGAGGAGCAGCCGTGGGTCGCAACCCCGTGA
- a CDS encoding rhamnulokinase has translation MRSFVAVDLGATSGRVMLGRVAAAGTVELTQLRRFVTGPKQRQEGGLRWDVRAMYGEILAGLREAREAEPVSIGIDSWAVDYGLIGADGKLEGDVRCYRDPRTEGMADKLRESVPDDLLYRITGLQYLPFNTVYQLLSEPVERLDGSTMLLLPDLIGYWLTGEVGAEVTNASTTALLDATTRRWSTELLERTAIPPSLLPPLRQPGEPIGRSPDGTPVVAVASHDTASAVAAVPATGDDFGYISCGTWSLVGLRLPAPVLTERARRANFTNEAGIDGTVRFLRNTMGLWLLSESLRVWRERGLGIRLEQVLHEAMKQRPFASLIDPDDPAFLAPGDMPARIARACRDSGQPVPESPQAVVRTILESLALAHAASLRTAAELAGRELRVVHLVGGGALNEPLCQFTADACGLPVLAGPVEASALGNVLVQARAAGLLEDGLVAAPPARYDPVGDRAAWSAAAERVGLGDSGG, from the coding sequence ATGCGGTCGTTCGTCGCCGTCGATCTCGGCGCCACCAGCGGCAGGGTCATGCTCGGCAGGGTCGCGGCGGCGGGCACGGTGGAACTGACGCAGCTGCGGCGGTTCGTCACCGGCCCGAAGCAGCGGCAGGAAGGGGGCCTGCGCTGGGACGTGCGAGCCATGTACGGCGAGATCCTCGCCGGGCTGCGCGAGGCTCGGGAGGCGGAACCGGTCTCGATCGGCATCGACTCCTGGGCTGTCGACTACGGCCTCATCGGAGCCGACGGAAAGCTCGAAGGCGATGTGCGCTGCTACCGCGATCCCCGCACCGAAGGCATGGCCGACAAACTGCGGGAGTCGGTGCCCGACGACCTGCTGTACCGCATCACCGGCCTGCAGTACCTGCCGTTCAACACCGTCTACCAGTTGCTTTCCGAACCGGTGGAGCGGCTGGATGGCTCGACGATGCTGCTGCTTCCGGACCTGATCGGCTACTGGTTGACGGGAGAGGTCGGCGCAGAGGTCACCAACGCGTCCACCACCGCGCTGCTCGACGCGACCACGAGGCGGTGGTCGACCGAACTGCTCGAAAGGACCGCGATCCCGCCGAGCCTGCTGCCGCCGCTTCGGCAGCCGGGGGAGCCGATCGGGCGCTCACCGGACGGCACGCCGGTGGTCGCGGTCGCCTCGCACGACACGGCCTCGGCCGTCGCGGCGGTGCCCGCGACCGGCGACGACTTCGGCTACATCTCGTGCGGCACCTGGTCCCTGGTCGGGCTGCGGCTGCCCGCACCCGTGCTGACGGAGCGGGCACGGCGGGCCAACTTCACCAACGAGGCGGGCATCGACGGCACGGTGCGGTTCCTGCGCAACACCATGGGGCTGTGGCTGCTCAGCGAGTCGCTTCGGGTGTGGCGGGAACGCGGGCTCGGTATCAGGTTGGAACAGGTGCTGCACGAGGCGATGAAACAACGACCGTTCGCTTCGCTGATCGATCCGGACGACCCGGCTTTCCTGGCGCCCGGCGACATGCCTGCCCGTATCGCGCGAGCGTGTCGGGACAGCGGGCAGCCGGTGCCGGAAAGCCCGCAGGCGGTGGTCCGCACGATCCTGGAGTCATTGGCGCTCGCGCACGCGGCGTCCCTGCGCACGGCCGCGGAGCTGGCGGGCCGTGAGCTGCGCGTGGTTCACCTGGTGGGTGGCGGGGCGCTGAACGAACCCCTGTGCCAGTTCACAGCGGACGCCTGCGGGCTGCCCGTACTGGCGGGCCCGGTGGAGGCGAGCGCGCTCGGCAACGTGCTGGTGCAGGCCAGGGCTGCTGGGCTGCTCGAAGACGGCCTGGTCGCGGCACCGCCCGCGCGTTACGATCCCGTGGGCGACAGGGCCGCGTGGTCGGCCGCGGCGGAGCGGGTGGGTCTTGGTGATTCAGGTGGGTAG
- a CDS encoding L-fucose/L-arabinose isomerase family protein — translation MANRRAPRIGLVAGGLGAYWDQFPDLLPTLRQSATHVGERIASFDAEIVDAGFISDAQEGAAAAEKLRTAGCDLIVGFLTTYLTATMLLPIAQRGGAPVLLINLQPTESMDHASVDTGQWLAYCGACPLPELANTFHRAGVEFRSVSGYLRDERAWTKIERWVRAAAVRKVLSHGRHGLMGHLYPGMYDVSTDLTMVSAHFGGHVEVLEFDDLRVRVEQVSDGEVAAKVAEAESVFELDSSVNRSDLEWGARVAVGLDRLVADFELDSLAYYHRGLGGEIHERLGAGMILGASLLTARGVPAAGEFELRTSIAMLILDVLGAGGSFTELQALDFARGHVEMGHDGPAHLSISAKQPLLRGLGVYHGKRGWGVSVEFDVAHGPVTLLGVGQDRHGRYSLIVSEGEVVDGPLMRIGNTTSRVDFGRDPGEWTDEWAASGVAHHWALGVGHRAAELRAVADLLALPVVEV, via the coding sequence ATGGCGAACAGGCGAGCGCCGAGGATCGGGCTGGTGGCCGGTGGGCTCGGCGCCTACTGGGACCAGTTTCCCGACCTGCTGCCGACGTTGCGGCAGTCGGCAACCCATGTCGGCGAGCGGATCGCCTCCTTCGACGCCGAGATAGTCGATGCCGGCTTCATCTCGGACGCACAGGAAGGCGCCGCCGCGGCGGAGAAGCTGCGCACGGCGGGTTGCGATCTGATCGTCGGGTTCCTCACCACCTACCTGACGGCCACGATGTTGCTGCCCATCGCCCAGCGCGGCGGGGCACCGGTGCTGCTGATCAACCTGCAGCCCACCGAGTCGATGGACCACGCGAGCGTGGACACCGGGCAGTGGCTGGCCTACTGCGGTGCCTGCCCGCTGCCTGAGCTGGCCAACACCTTCCACAGGGCCGGTGTCGAGTTCCGCAGCGTGTCCGGCTACCTGCGTGACGAGCGGGCGTGGACCAAGATCGAGCGGTGGGTCCGCGCGGCGGCGGTGCGTAAGGTACTCAGCCACGGCCGCCACGGGCTGATGGGGCATCTCTACCCCGGGATGTACGACGTCTCGACCGACCTGACCATGGTCAGCGCGCACTTCGGCGGGCACGTCGAGGTACTGGAGTTCGACGACCTGCGCGTACGCGTCGAGCAGGTGAGCGACGGCGAGGTGGCGGCGAAGGTGGCCGAGGCCGAGTCGGTGTTCGAACTGGACTCCTCGGTGAACCGGTCGGACCTTGAGTGGGGCGCCAGAGTGGCGGTCGGGCTCGACCGGCTCGTCGCGGATTTCGAGCTGGACAGCCTCGCCTACTACCACCGCGGGCTCGGCGGCGAGATACACGAGCGGCTCGGCGCGGGCATGATCCTCGGCGCGAGCCTGCTCACCGCACGCGGTGTCCCGGCCGCGGGCGAGTTCGAGCTACGCACCAGCATTGCCATGCTGATCCTGGACGTGCTCGGCGCGGGTGGTTCGTTCACCGAGTTGCAGGCGTTGGACTTTGCCCGTGGCCATGTCGAGATGGGCCACGACGGCCCCGCCCACCTCTCGATCAGTGCGAAGCAGCCGCTGCTACGCGGCCTCGGCGTGTATCACGGAAAGCGCGGCTGGGGTGTGTCGGTCGAGTTCGATGTCGCGCACGGGCCGGTGACGCTGCTGGGTGTCGGGCAGGACCGGCACGGGCGGTACTCGCTCATCGTGTCCGAAGGCGAGGTCGTGGACGGTCCGTTGATGCGCATCGGCAACACCACCAGCCGCGTCGATTTCGGCCGCGATCCGGGAGAGTGGACCGACGAGTGGGCAGCGAGCGGGGTCGCGCACCACTGGGCGCTCGGTGTCGGGCACCGCGCCGCAGAACTGCGTGCCGTCGCGGACCTGCTCGCGCTGCCCGTGGTCGAGGTGTAG
- a CDS encoding bifunctional rhamnulose-1-phosphate aldolase/short-chain dehydrogenase, which translates to MKVTEPAHPAVAELLARSRELGSDRRNTNYAGGNASAKGTDIDPASGADVELMWVKGSGGDLGTLTEAGLAVLRLDRVRALVDRYPGEDREDEMVAAFDYCLHGKGGAAPSIDTAMHGLVDAPHVDHLHPDSGIALATAVDGEELTRKVFGERVVWVPWRRPGFQLGLDIAAIKEANPHAIGCVLGGHGITAWGATSDECRQNSLDIIRTAEAYLAEHGDPEPFGPVLPGYEPLPEGERRQRAAALFPVLRGLASTDSPQLGHFTDSGEVLEFLSRAKHPDLAALGTSCPDHFLRTKVAPLVVDLPATAPLERVVERVRELHATYRQDYAAYYNRHATPDSPPMRGGDPAIVLVPGVGMFSFGRDKQTARVAGEFYVNAINVMRGAESVSTYAPIPESEKFRIEYWELEEAKLRRMPGPKPLATRIALVTGGGSGIGKAIARRLAAEGACVAVADRDEAAAAEVAEGIGGPDLAVPVGVDVTDETAIGEAMAACTLAFGGVDLVVNNAGLSVSKPLLETTAKDWDLQHDVMARGSFLVSREAARVMIEQGLGGDIVYIVSKNGVFAGPNNIAYGATKADQAHQVRLLAAELGEHGIRVNGVNPDGVVRGSGIFASGWGAQRAAVYGVPESELGAFYAKRTLLGREVLPEHVANAVFVLTCGELSHTTGLHIPIDAGVAAAFLR; encoded by the coding sequence GTGAAGGTGACCGAACCAGCGCACCCGGCGGTGGCCGAACTTCTCGCTCGCTCACGCGAACTGGGCTCCGACCGCCGAAACACCAACTACGCGGGCGGAAACGCCTCCGCGAAGGGCACCGACATCGATCCCGCCAGCGGTGCCGACGTGGAGTTGATGTGGGTCAAGGGCTCCGGTGGAGACCTCGGCACGCTCACCGAAGCCGGACTGGCCGTGTTGCGGCTGGACCGGGTACGCGCGCTCGTCGATCGTTATCCCGGCGAGGACCGCGAGGACGAGATGGTCGCCGCGTTCGACTACTGCCTGCACGGCAAGGGTGGCGCGGCACCCAGTATCGACACGGCCATGCACGGCCTTGTCGACGCACCGCACGTCGACCACCTGCATCCGGACTCGGGCATAGCGCTCGCGACCGCCGTCGACGGTGAGGAGCTGACCCGCAAGGTGTTCGGCGAGCGAGTGGTGTGGGTGCCGTGGCGAAGGCCGGGCTTCCAACTCGGGCTGGACATCGCCGCGATCAAGGAGGCCAATCCCCACGCCATCGGCTGTGTCCTCGGCGGGCACGGCATCACGGCGTGGGGCGCGACCAGCGACGAGTGCAGGCAGAACTCGCTGGACATCATCCGCACCGCCGAGGCATACCTGGCCGAACACGGCGACCCCGAACCGTTCGGTCCCGTGCTGCCTGGCTACGAGCCGCTGCCCGAGGGCGAGCGTCGGCAGCGCGCGGCGGCGCTGTTCCCGGTACTGCGCGGGCTTGCCTCCACCGATTCCCCCCAGCTGGGCCATTTCACCGACAGCGGCGAAGTGCTGGAGTTCCTCTCCCGCGCCAAACATCCGGATCTCGCCGCGCTCGGCACGTCGTGCCCCGACCACTTCCTGCGCACCAAGGTCGCACCACTGGTCGTCGACCTGCCCGCCACCGCGCCGCTGGAGCGGGTGGTGGAGCGGGTCCGCGAACTGCACGCCACCTACCGGCAGGACTACGCCGCCTACTACAACCGGCACGCCACGCCGGACTCACCGCCGATGCGCGGTGGCGATCCGGCGATCGTGCTGGTTCCCGGCGTCGGGATGTTCAGCTTCGGCCGCGACAAGCAGACGGCGCGGGTCGCGGGCGAGTTCTACGTCAACGCCATCAATGTCATGCGCGGCGCCGAGTCGGTGTCGACGTATGCGCCGATCCCGGAGTCGGAGAAGTTCCGCATCGAGTACTGGGAGTTGGAGGAGGCCAAGCTCCGTCGGATGCCGGGGCCCAAGCCGCTCGCCACGCGGATCGCGCTCGTCACCGGGGGTGGCTCCGGGATCGGCAAGGCCATCGCGCGGCGGCTCGCCGCCGAGGGTGCCTGTGTGGCCGTCGCCGATCGGGACGAGGCGGCGGCCGCCGAGGTCGCAGAGGGAATCGGCGGCCCGGACCTCGCGGTGCCGGTCGGCGTCGACGTCACCGACGAGACCGCGATCGGCGAGGCGATGGCGGCCTGCACGCTGGCCTTCGGTGGGGTGGACCTCGTGGTCAACAATGCCGGGCTGTCGGTGTCCAAGCCGCTGCTGGAAACCACCGCGAAGGACTGGGACCTACAGCACGACGTGATGGCGCGCGGCTCGTTCCTGGTGTCGCGGGAGGCCGCGCGCGTGATGATCGAACAGGGCCTCGGCGGCGACATCGTGTACATCGTCAGCAAGAACGGGGTGTTCGCCGGACCCAACAACATCGCCTACGGCGCCACGAAGGCCGACCAGGCTCATCAGGTGCGGCTGCTTGCCGCCGAACTCGGCGAGCACGGCATCAGGGTCAACGGCGTCAACCCCGACGGTGTGGTGCGTGGTTCGGGAATCTTCGCCTCCGGGTGGGGCGCGCAGCGCGCGGCCGTGTACGGCGTGCCTGAGTCGGAACTGGGAGCCTTCTACGCCAAACGCACCCTGCTGGGCAGGGAGGTGCTGCCCGAACATGTCGCCAACGCGGTGTTCGTGCTCACCTGCGGCGAACTGTCGCACACGACGGGGCTGCACATCCCGATCGACGCCGGGGTGGCGGCGGCCTTCCTGAGGTAG
- the rhaI gene encoding L-rhamnose isomerase, which produces MSDHTAVKAALRAQHIETPSWAFGNSGTRFKVFAQEGIPRDAYEKIDDAATVHRFTGVAPSVAVHIPWDKVADYADLARYARDAGVRIGAVNPNVFQDDDYRLGSVCNPDPAVRRKAVDHLLECIDIMNVTGSRELSVWLADGLNYPGQDSIADRQARLEEALAAVYERLGEHQRMLLEYKFFEPAFYATDVPDWGTSYAHCLELGPKAQVLVDTGHHAPGTNIEFIVAFLLRKGRLGGFHFNSRFYADDDLMVGAADPYQLFRIMVEIVLGGGLEASAGVAFMLDQCHNIEPKIPALIRSVLNVQEATAKALLVDTEALRTAQREGDVLGANAVLVDAFSTDVRPLLAQLREEMGLDPDPVAAYHRSGHAEKVRAERVGGAAAGWGA; this is translated from the coding sequence ATGTCCGACCACACCGCCGTCAAAGCGGCACTGCGGGCGCAGCACATCGAGACGCCGTCGTGGGCCTTCGGCAACTCGGGCACCCGGTTCAAGGTGTTCGCGCAGGAGGGCATCCCTCGCGACGCCTACGAAAAGATCGACGATGCCGCCACGGTGCACCGCTTCACCGGGGTGGCGCCGAGCGTGGCCGTGCACATCCCGTGGGACAAGGTGGCCGACTACGCCGACCTCGCCAGATACGCGCGGGATGCGGGCGTGCGCATCGGCGCGGTGAACCCCAACGTGTTCCAGGACGACGACTACCGCCTCGGCAGCGTGTGCAACCCCGACCCCGCGGTGCGCCGCAAAGCCGTCGATCACCTGCTGGAGTGCATCGACATCATGAACGTCACGGGCTCGCGCGAGTTGTCCGTGTGGCTGGCCGACGGGCTCAACTACCCGGGCCAGGACTCCATCGCCGACCGGCAGGCCAGGTTGGAGGAGGCGCTGGCGGCGGTGTACGAACGGCTCGGCGAGCACCAGCGCATGCTGCTGGAGTACAAGTTCTTCGAGCCCGCCTTCTACGCCACCGACGTGCCCGACTGGGGCACCAGCTACGCGCACTGTCTCGAACTCGGTCCGAAGGCGCAGGTGCTCGTGGACACCGGGCACCACGCGCCCGGCACCAACATCGAGTTCATCGTGGCGTTCCTGCTGCGCAAGGGCAGGCTTGGCGGGTTCCACTTCAATTCCCGCTTCTACGCCGACGACGATCTCATGGTCGGCGCGGCCGATCCCTACCAGCTGTTTCGGATCATGGTCGAGATCGTGCTCGGCGGCGGCCTCGAGGCGAGCGCGGGGGTGGCGTTCATGCTCGACCAGTGCCACAACATCGAGCCGAAGATCCCGGCGCTGATCCGCTCGGTGCTGAACGTGCAGGAGGCCACGGCAAAGGCGTTGCTCGTTGACACCGAAGCGTTGCGGACGGCGCAGCGGGAAGGCGATGTGCTCGGCGCCAACGCGGTGCTCGTGGACGCCTTCTCCACCGACGTGCGACCACTGCTGGCGCAGCTGCGGGAGGAGATGGGGCTCGACCCCGACCCGGTGGCGGCCTACCACCGCAGCGGCCACGCCGAGAAGGTCCGCGCCGAGCGCGTCGGCGGCGCCGCGGCCGGCTGGGGGGCGTGA
- a CDS encoding L-rhamnose mutarotase has product MPSARRVCFLLRVKPDRMAEYRRRHAEVWPEMLDALRETGWHNYSLFLAEDGLLVGYFETQDLEAALEGMAARDVNARWQAEMAPFFESLDGHPDEGIVPLTEVFHLD; this is encoded by the coding sequence ATGCCCAGCGCGAGGCGGGTCTGCTTCCTGCTCAGGGTGAAGCCCGACCGGATGGCGGAGTACCGGCGAAGGCATGCCGAGGTCTGGCCCGAGATGCTGGACGCGCTGCGCGAGACCGGCTGGCATAACTACTCGCTGTTCCTGGCCGAGGACGGCCTGCTCGTCGGCTACTTCGAGACGCAGGACCTCGAAGCCGCGCTCGAAGGCATGGCGGCCAGGGACGTCAACGCGAGGTGGCAGGCGGAGATGGCGCCGTTCTTCGAAAGCCTCGACGGCCACCCGGACGAGGGAATCGTGCCGTTGACAGAGGTCTTCCACCTCGACTGA
- the rhaS gene encoding rhamnose ABC transporter substrate-binding protein, whose product MIHSRWRRSRAALAVTSAGLVAALVAGCGGTTKDSASEADTGSGTQRSADPNAPIKEGLKIAFLPKEIDNPYENIVDEGGIEAVTELKGTGKEVGPSDASASSQVSYINTLVQQNQDAIVIAANDPNAVAPALKDAMAKDIAVVTYDSDAAADARQVFVNQANSEDIGRKQIQMISEQIGGKGKIAILSATPNATNQNTWIEFMKDELKKPEYADIELVKIAYGDDDDQKSFQETQALLRSIPDLKGIVSPTTVGISAAARYISSSPYKGKVKLTGLGTPNQMRQFVKDGTVEAFALWDPKQLGYLAGYAAAALASGQISGAEGERLKAGKLGEREIGKDGEIILGPPTVFDASNIDQYDF is encoded by the coding sequence ATGATCCACTCCCGCTGGAGAAGGAGTCGCGCGGCGCTCGCCGTCACCAGTGCGGGCCTGGTGGCCGCCCTGGTCGCCGGATGCGGCGGCACGACGAAGGACTCCGCGTCCGAGGCCGACACCGGATCGGGCACGCAGCGGTCGGCCGATCCGAACGCCCCGATCAAGGAGGGGCTCAAGATCGCGTTCCTTCCGAAGGAGATCGACAACCCCTACGAGAACATCGTTGACGAGGGTGGCATCGAGGCGGTCACCGAACTCAAGGGAACCGGCAAGGAGGTCGGCCCCTCCGACGCGTCGGCTTCCTCGCAGGTGTCCTACATCAACACGCTGGTGCAGCAGAACCAGGACGCCATCGTGATCGCGGCCAACGACCCCAACGCCGTCGCACCAGCGCTGAAGGACGCGATGGCCAAGGACATCGCGGTGGTCACCTACGACTCCGACGCCGCGGCCGACGCCCGCCAGGTTTTCGTCAACCAGGCCAACTCCGAGGACATCGGCCGCAAGCAGATCCAGATGATCTCGGAGCAGATCGGCGGCAAGGGCAAGATCGCGATCCTGTCCGCGACCCCGAACGCGACGAACCAGAACACCTGGATCGAGTTCATGAAGGACGAGCTGAAGAAGCCGGAGTACGCCGACATCGAACTCGTCAAGATCGCCTACGGGGACGACGACGACCAGAAGTCGTTCCAGGAGACGCAGGCACTGCTGCGTTCGATCCCTGACCTGAAGGGCATCGTCTCGCCGACCACGGTCGGCATCTCCGCCGCGGCGCGCTACATCTCCTCCTCTCCGTACAAGGGCAAGGTGAAGCTCACCGGGTTGGGAACGCCCAACCAGATGCGGCAGTTCGTCAAGGACGGCACGGTCGAGGCGTTCGCGCTGTGGGATCCCAAGCAGCTCGGCTACCTCGCGGGCTACGCCGCAGCGGCACTGGCTTCCGGGCAGATCAGCGGCGCGGAGGGCGAGAGGTTGAAGGCAGGCAAGCTCGGGGAACGCGAGATCGGCAAGGACGGCGAGATCATCCTCGGCCCGCCGACCGTGTTCGACGCGAGCAACATCGACCAGTACGACTTCTAG